A genome region from Vulpes lagopus strain Blue_001 chromosome 7, ASM1834538v1, whole genome shotgun sequence includes the following:
- the LOC121496094 gene encoding olfactory receptor 7G2-like produces MGPRNQTVFSEFFLLGLTEDPELQSLLFGLFLSIYLATILGNLLIILAVICDSHLHTPMYFFLSNLSFTDICLSTTTIPKMLVNIQAQSHSISYTGCLTQVCFVLTFVGLENFLLAAMAYDRYVAICHPLRYTVIMNPQLYGLLMVLSLLISIVNALLHSLMVLQLSFCKEVDIPHFFCELGQIVKLACSDTLINDILAYFAAGLFGGVPLSGIIFSYTQIFSSVLRMPSAGRKYKAFSTCGSHLSVVSFFYGTAFGVYISSALSDSSRKTAMASVMYIVIPQMMNPFIYSLRNSDMQGALKKLFSRIPSFL; encoded by the coding sequence ATGGGACCCAGAAACCAAACAgtattttcagaattctttctcTTGGGACTGACAGAGGATCCAGAACTGCAGTCCCTACTCTTCGGCCTGTTCCTGTCCATATACCTGGCCACCATCCTGGGAAACCTGCTCATCATCCTGGCTGTCATCTGTGactcccacctccacacccccatgtacttcttcctctccaaccTGTCCTTTACTGACATCTGTTTAAGTACAACCACCATCCCAAAGATGCTGGTGAACATCCAAGCACAGAGTCACAGTATCAGTTACACAGGCTGCCTCACCCAGGTCTGCTTCGTCTTGACTTTTGTTGGTTTAGAAAATTTTCTCCTTGCAGcaatggcctatgaccgctatgtggccatctgccaTCCCCTGAGGTACACTGTTATCATGAACCCCCAACTCTATGGCTTGCTGATGGTACTCTCACTGCTCATTAGCATTGTCAACGCCCTGCTCCACAGTCTGATGGTGCTACAGTTATCCTTCTGTAAGGAAGTGGACATCCCCCACTTCTTCTGTGAGCTTGGTCAGATTGTCAAGCTTGCCTGCTCTGATACTCTCATCAATGATATTCTGGCATATTTTGCAGCTGGCTTATTTGGGGGTGTTCCTCTCTCcggaattattttctcttatactcaaattttctcctctgttttgaGAATGCCATCAGCGGGCAGGAAATATAAAGCTTTCTCCACCTGTGGCTCTCACTTGTCCGTTGTGTCCTTCTTCTATGGGACAGCTTTTGGAGTATACATTAGTTCTGCACTTAGTGACTCTTCCAGGAAGACTGCCATGGCTTCAGTGATGTACATCGTGATTCCTCAAATGATG